Proteins from a genomic interval of Eschrichtius robustus isolate mEscRob2 chromosome 18, mEscRob2.pri, whole genome shotgun sequence:
- the LOC137751827 gene encoding LOW QUALITY PROTEIN: TIP41-like protein (The sequence of the model RefSeq protein was modified relative to this genomic sequence to represent the inferred CDS: substituted 1 base at 1 genomic stop codon), whose protein sequence is MVAVPMFGGSPVKKIKRLKPGVGRGCRCRRCSSLYHVAHAGPAAAVMIHGFQSSHQDFSFGPWKLTASKTHIMKSADVEKLADELHMPSVPEMMFGDNVLRIQHGSGFGIEFNATDALRCVNNYQGMLKVACAEEWQESRTEGEHCKEVVKPYDWTYTTDYKGTLLGESLKLKIVPTTDHIDTEKLKAREQIKFFEEVLLFEDELHDHGVSNLSVKIRXMPSSFFLLLRFFLRIDGVLIRMNDTRLYHEADKTYMLREYTSRESKIANLMHVSPSLFTEPNEISQYLPIKEAVCEKLIFPERIDPNPADSKECTSVE, encoded by the coding sequence ttaaaaaaataaaaaggctgaaGCCCGGTGTCGGCCGCggctgccgctgccgccgctgCTCCAGCCTGTACCACGTGGCCCACGCGGGCCCCGCTGCGGCCGTGATGATCCACGGCTTCCAGAGCAGCCACCAGGACTTCTCCTTCGGGCCCTGGAAGCTGACAGCGTCCAAGACCCACATAATGAAGTCAGCAGATGTGGAGAAGTTAGCTGATGAATTGCATATGCCATCTGTCCCTGAAATGATGTTTGGAGACAACGTTTTAAGAATCCAGCATGGCTCTGGCTTTGGGATTGAGTTCAATGCTACAGATGCATTAAGATGTGTGAACAACTACCAAGGAATGCTTAAAGTAGCCTGTGCTGAAGAGTGGCAGGAAAGCAGGACGGAGGGTGAGCACTGTAAGGAGGTTGTGAAACCGTATGATTGGACCTATACAACAGATTATAAGGGGACGTTACTTGGAGAATCACTTAAACTAAAGATTGTACCTACAACAGAtcatatagatacagagaaattgAAAGCCAGAGAACAGATTAAGTTTTTTGAAGAAGTTCTCCTGTTTGAGGATGAACTTCATGATCATGGAGTTTCAAACCTGAGTGTGAAAATTAGATAAATGCCTTCTAGCTTTTTCTTGCTGTTGCGGTTTTTCTTGAGAATTGATGGGGTGCTTATTAGGATGAATGACACAAGACTTTACCATGAGGCTGACAAGACCTACATGTTACGAGAATATACCTCACGAGAGAGCAAAATTGCTAATTTAATGCATGTTTCACCTTCCCTCTTCACGGAACCTAATGAAATATCACAGTATTTGCCAATAAAGGAGGCAGTTTGTGAGAAGCTAATATTTCCAGAAAGAATTGATCCTAACCCTGCAGACTCAAAAGAATGTACATCTGTGGAATAG